The following are from one region of the Pseudomonas putida genome:
- a CDS encoding MerR family transcriptional regulator: MLEPSHNDELPPIPGKRYFTIGEVSELCAVKPHVLRYWEQEFDQLNPVKRRGNRRYYQRQDVLMIRQIRALLYDQGFTIGGARLRLSSDEAKDESSQYKQLIRQMIVELEDVLVVLKK; the protein is encoded by the coding sequence ATGCTGGAACCAAGCCATAACGACGAACTGCCCCCCATACCGGGCAAAAGGTACTTCACCATTGGTGAGGTGAGTGAGCTTTGTGCGGTAAAACCGCACGTGCTGCGGTATTGGGAGCAGGAGTTCGATCAGCTCAATCCCGTGAAGCGGCGGGGGAACCGGCGGTATTATCAGCGGCAGGATGTGCTGATGATTCGCCAGATTCGTGCGCTGCTTTATGACCAGGGGTTCACCATTGGCGGGGCTCGGTTGAGGCTTTCCAGTGATGAGGCCAAGGATGAGTCTAGCCAGTACAAGCAGCTGATTCGGCAGATGATTGTTGAATTGGAAGATGTGTTGGTGGTGTTGAAGAAGTGA
- a CDS encoding cold-shock protein, with amino-acid sequence MSNRQQGTVKWFNDEKGYGFITPAGGGDDLFVHFKAIESDGFKSLKEGQTVSFVAERGQKGMQAAQVRPE; translated from the coding sequence ATGTCCAATCGCCAACAAGGCACCGTCAAATGGTTCAATGATGAGAAAGGCTACGGCTTCATCACCCCAGCAGGCGGCGGCGACGACCTGTTCGTTCACTTCAAGGCCATCGAATCTGACGGCTTCAAGAGCCTGAAAGAAGGCCAGACTGTTTCCTTCGTCGCCGAGCGCGGCCAGAAGGGCATGCAGGCTGCACAGGTTCGTCCGGAGTAA
- the infC gene encoding translation initiation factor IF-3, whose product MTIKREMRNDKRAVPKAPINENISAREVRLIGADGEQVGIVSIDEALRIAEEAKLDLVEISADAVPPVCKVMDYGKHLFEKKKQANEAKKNQKQIQIKEIKFRPGTEEGDYQVKLRNLVRFLTDGDKAKISLRFRGREMAHQELGMELLKRVEADLAEYGSVEQHPKMEGRQLMMVIAPKKKK is encoded by the coding sequence ATGACTATTAAGCGTGAAATGAGAAACGATAAGCGTGCTGTACCGAAGGCCCCGATCAACGAGAATATCTCGGCCCGCGAGGTTCGGTTAATTGGCGCTGATGGCGAGCAGGTTGGCATCGTCTCGATTGATGAAGCGCTTCGTATCGCTGAAGAAGCGAAGCTGGATCTGGTGGAGATCTCTGCAGACGCGGTACCGCCTGTCTGCAAGGTGATGGACTACGGCAAGCACCTCTTCGAGAAGAAGAAGCAGGCCAACGAAGCCAAGAAAAACCAGAAACAGATCCAGATCAAAGAAATCAAGTTTCGTCCAGGGACGGAAGAAGGGGATTACCAGGTAAAACTACGCAACCTGGTACGTTTCCTTACCGATGGGGACAAGGCCAAGATCTCTCTGAGATTCCGCGGCCGTGAGATGGCCCACCAGGAGCTGGGCATGGAGCTGTTGAAGCGGGTCGAAGCCGACCTTGCCGAATACGGCTCTGTTGAGCAGCATCCGAAGATGGAAGGACGCCAGCTTATGATGGTCATCGCCCCCAAAAAGAAGAAGTAA
- the pheT gene encoding phenylalanine--tRNA ligase subunit beta has translation MKFSEQWLRGWVNPQVSRDELVARLSMAGLEVDSVTPAAGQFSGIVVGEILATEQHPDADKLRVCQVSNGQETFQVVCGAPNARPGIKIPFAMIGAELPGDFKIKKAKLRGVESFGMLCSAAELQISEENDGLLELAADAPVGEDIRQYLSLDDASIEIGLTPNRGDCLSIAGLARDVSALYDTPVTRPVVPAVAAAHDEVRPVEVSAPAACPRYLGRVIRNVDLSKPTPLWMVERLRRSDVRSIDAAVDITNYVMLELGQPMHAFDLAEINGGIRVRMAEEGEKLVLLDGQEVALRADTLVIADHTRALAIAGVMGGEHSGVNTEKTRDLFLESAFFEPISVAGKARSYGLHTDASHRYERGVDSQLAREAMERATQLLLDIVGGEAGPVVEAVSEQHLPQVAPVTLRAERITQMLGMEMDPAQVEQLLNALELTTTRNGEGQWTVNVPSHRFDISLEVDLIEELARLYGYNNLPVRYPQARLAPQGKPETRGDLPTLRRLLVARGYQEAITYSFIDPKLFELFSPGVEPLLLANPISSDMAAMRASLWPGLVKALQHNLNRQQDRVRLFESGLRFVGQLGDLQQQPMIAGVVTGSRLPEGWANGRDSVDFFDVKADVEALLGYSGALSDFTFSAGKHPALHPGQTAAIERDGKLVGYLGAIHPELAKALDLDRPVFLFELVLGDVVEGRLPKFSELSKFPETRRDLALIAGRDVASSAVLEVIRDNAGEWLTDLRLFDVYQGKGIDPDRKSLAVGLTWQHPSRTLNDDEVNTTLQNILTSLEQRLNTTLRK, from the coding sequence ATGAAATTCAGTGAACAGTGGCTGCGCGGTTGGGTAAACCCGCAAGTCTCCCGTGACGAACTGGTCGCCCGCCTGTCCATGGCCGGCCTGGAAGTCGACAGCGTTACCCCCGCTGCCGGCCAGTTCAGCGGCATCGTCGTCGGCGAGATCCTCGCCACCGAACAACACCCGGACGCCGACAAGCTGCGCGTGTGCCAGGTAAGCAACGGCCAGGAAACCTTCCAGGTCGTGTGCGGCGCCCCTAACGCCCGCCCAGGCATCAAGATTCCGTTCGCCATGATCGGCGCCGAACTGCCAGGCGACTTCAAGATCAAGAAGGCCAAGCTGCGCGGCGTCGAGTCCTTCGGCATGCTGTGCTCGGCTGCCGAGCTGCAGATCAGCGAAGAGAACGACGGCCTGCTGGAACTGGCTGCGGACGCCCCGGTTGGCGAAGACATTCGCCAGTACCTGAGCCTGGACGACGCCAGCATCGAAATCGGCCTCACCCCCAACCGCGGCGACTGCCTGTCCATCGCAGGCCTGGCCCGCGACGTCAGCGCCCTGTACGACACCCCGGTCACCCGCCCGGTAGTGCCAGCCGTAGCGGCTGCCCACGACGAAGTGCGCCCGGTCGAAGTCAGCGCCCCGGCTGCCTGCCCACGTTACCTGGGCCGTGTCATCCGCAACGTCGACCTCAGCAAGCCGACCCCGCTGTGGATGGTCGAGCGCCTGCGCCGCAGCGACGTGCGCAGCATCGACGCAGCCGTCGACATCACCAACTACGTGATGCTCGAACTCGGCCAGCCGATGCACGCCTTCGACCTGGCAGAAATCAACGGCGGCATCCGCGTACGCATGGCTGAAGAGGGCGAGAAGCTCGTCCTGCTCGACGGCCAGGAAGTGGCCCTGCGCGCCGACACCCTGGTCATCGCCGACCACACCCGCGCCCTGGCCATCGCCGGCGTCATGGGTGGCGAGCACAGCGGTGTGAACACCGAGAAAACCCGCGACCTGTTCCTGGAAAGCGCCTTCTTCGAGCCGATTTCCGTCGCCGGTAAAGCCCGCTCCTACGGCCTGCACACCGACGCCTCGCACCGCTACGAGCGCGGTGTGGACTCGCAGCTGGCCCGCGAAGCCATGGAGCGCGCCACCCAGCTGCTGCTGGACATCGTCGGCGGCGAAGCCGGCCCGGTGGTCGAAGCCGTCAGCGAACAGCACCTGCCGCAAGTGGCCCCGGTCACCCTGCGCGCCGAACGCATCACCCAGATGCTCGGCATGGAAATGGACCCAGCCCAGGTCGAGCAACTGCTCAACGCCCTGGAACTGACCACGACTCGTAACGGGGAAGGGCAGTGGACCGTCAACGTCCCAAGCCACCGCTTCGACATCAGCCTGGAAGTGGACCTGATCGAAGAGCTGGCCCGCCTGTATGGCTACAACAACCTGCCGGTTCGCTACCCGCAAGCCCGCCTGGCCCCCCAGGGCAAGCCGGAAACTCGCGGTGACCTGCCGACCCTGCGCCGCCTGCTGGTTGCCCGCGGCTACCAGGAAGCCATCACCTACAGCTTCATCGACCCGAAACTGTTCGAACTGTTCAGCCCGGGCGTAGAGCCGCTGCTGCTGGCCAACCCCATCTCCAGCGACATGGCCGCCATGCGCGCGTCCCTGTGGCCGGGCCTGGTCAAGGCACTGCAGCACAACCTGAACCGCCAGCAAGACCGCGTGCGCCTGTTCGAAAGCGGCCTGCGCTTCGTCGGCCAGCTCGGCGACCTGCAGCAGCAGCCGATGATCGCCGGCGTTGTCACCGGCAGCCGCCTGCCAGAAGGCTGGGCCAACGGCCGCGACAGCGTCGACTTCTTCGACGTTAAAGCCGACGTGGAAGCCCTGCTGGGCTACTCCGGCGCCCTGAGCGACTTCACCTTCAGCGCCGGCAAGCACCCAGCCCTGCACCCAGGCCAGACCGCCGCCATCGAGCGTGACGGCAAGCTGGTCGGCTACCTCGGCGCCATTCACCCAGAGCTGGCCAAAGCCCTGGACCTGGACCGCCCGGTGTTCCTGTTCGAGCTGGTGCTGGGTGATGTGGTCGAAGGCCGCCTGCCGAAATTCAGCGAGCTGTCCAAGTTCCCGGAAACCCGTCGTGACCTGGCTTTGATCGCAGGACGTGATGTAGCTTCTAGCGCGGTGCTTGAAGTAATTCGTGACAATGCAGGCGAATGGCTTACAGACCTCAGGCTGTTTGACGTCTACCAAGGTAAAGGCATTGATCCTGATAGAAAAAGCCTTGCCGTTGGCTTGACCTGGCAGCATCCATCGCGCACTCTTAACGACGATGAGGTGAACACTACCCTGCAAAACATCCTCACCTCGCTCGAACAAAGGTTGAACACCACGTTAAGGAAATAA
- the rbsD gene encoding D-ribose pyranase — protein sequence MKKTPLLNIALSRTIAGMGHGDILVIGDAGLPVPPGVELIDLAVTPGLPDFASVLRVVLSELQVERHVLAEEMHKVVPPALVEIERLKGKLGKREWLSHEDFKVLSRSARAVVRTGECQPYSNIALISGVTF from the coding sequence ATGAAGAAAACCCCGCTGCTGAACATCGCCCTGTCGCGGACCATTGCCGGAATGGGGCATGGCGACATCCTGGTAATCGGCGATGCCGGGTTGCCGGTGCCGCCGGGCGTCGAACTGATCGACCTGGCCGTCACGCCTGGTCTGCCGGATTTCGCCAGCGTGTTGCGGGTTGTGCTGAGCGAGTTGCAGGTGGAGCGGCATGTGCTGGCCGAAGAGATGCACAAAGTGGTGCCGCCGGCGCTGGTCGAGATCGAGCGGCTCAAGGGCAAGCTGGGCAAGCGCGAATGGCTGAGCCATGAAGATTTCAAAGTGCTGTCGCGCAGTGCCCGTGCGGTCGTGCGTACTGGCGAATGCCAACCCTACAGCAACATCGCGCTGATCTCCGGCGTAACCTTCTAA
- the pheS gene encoding phenylalanine--tRNA ligase subunit alpha, with protein sequence MENLDALVSQALEAVERAEDINTLEQIRVNYLGKKGELTQVMKTLGNLPAEERPKVGALINDAKERVTVVLNARKAAFEEAELSARLAAECIDVTLPGRGQATGGLHPITRTLERIEQFFTHIGYGIAEGPEVEDDYHNFEALNIPGHHPARAMHDTFYFNANMLLRTHTSPVQVRTMESSQPPIRIVCPGRVYRCDSDITHSPMFHQVEGLLIDRDINFADLKGTIEEFLRVFFEKELAVRFRPSFFPFTEPSAEVDIQCVMCSGKGCRVCKQTGWLEVMGCGMVHPNVLRMSGIDPEEFQGFAFGMGAERLAMLRYGVNDLRLFFDNDLRFLAQFR encoded by the coding sequence ATGGAAAACCTGGATGCGTTGGTCTCCCAAGCCCTGGAGGCTGTGGAGCGCGCTGAAGACATCAATACCCTGGAACAGATCCGGGTTAACTATCTCGGCAAGAAAGGCGAGCTGACCCAGGTGATGAAGACCCTGGGCAACCTGCCAGCCGAAGAGCGGCCGAAAGTCGGCGCGCTGATCAACGACGCCAAAGAGCGCGTCACCGTTGTGCTCAATGCCCGCAAGGCCGCCTTCGAAGAAGCCGAGCTCAGCGCTCGCCTTGCTGCTGAATGCATTGACGTCACCCTGCCAGGCCGCGGCCAGGCCACCGGTGGCCTGCACCCGATCACCCGTACACTCGAGCGCATCGAGCAGTTCTTCACCCACATCGGCTACGGCATTGCCGAAGGCCCAGAGGTGGAAGACGACTATCACAACTTCGAAGCGCTCAACATCCCCGGCCACCACCCGGCCCGGGCGATGCACGACACCTTCTACTTCAATGCCAACATGCTGCTGCGCACCCACACCTCGCCGGTGCAGGTGCGGACCATGGAGTCCAGCCAGCCGCCAATCCGCATTGTCTGCCCGGGCCGCGTGTACCGCTGCGACTCGGACATTACCCACTCGCCGATGTTCCACCAGGTCGAAGGCCTGCTGATCGATCGCGATATCAACTTCGCCGACCTCAAGGGCACCATCGAAGAATTCCTGCGCGTGTTCTTCGAAAAAGAACTGGCGGTACGTTTCCGCCCATCGTTCTTCCCCTTCACCGAGCCGTCCGCCGAAGTCGACATCCAGTGCGTGATGTGTTCCGGCAAAGGCTGCCGCGTGTGCAAGCAAACCGGCTGGCTGGAAGTGATGGGCTGCGGCATGGTGCACCCGAACGTGCTGCGCATGTCCGGCATCGACCCTGAAGAGTTCCAGGGCTTCGCCTTCGGCATGGGCGCCGAGCGCCTGGCCATGCTGCGCTACGGCGTCAACGATTTGCGTCTGTTCTTCGACAACGACCTGCGGTTCCTTGCCCAATTCCGCTAG
- a CDS encoding ATP-binding protein, translated as MSAASLKFDGRLIEELSQKIPSSLFALNELIKNAYDAFSPDVTIQLEPSKNLITISDNGNGMGFEEIEGLFHISKSSKRYGHCVEQDGIVRITQGSKGLGFLAAFKFGDQVTWITNKAGVQSTFSLKKSHLVAKTDLSGTSIPIATELVEGKGTTIVIRSNENLIKELLEDLEEPKILEKLAAAVIDDSFNIQIHVENRLFACSTKKLKSYVLESESDQLFYVSFDSESNVVDFYHAGELVRSMPGLPEDMRRTDYSISLNLVIFHFGRGRNSKSISALNKRVYDDALYPLVYFNRNLFNNTVLFDPELLRKTSSGSSLPQMIGQG; from the coding sequence ATGTCAGCTGCCTCTTTGAAGTTTGATGGTCGATTAATTGAAGAGTTGTCGCAGAAAATACCGTCTTCATTGTTTGCGCTAAACGAACTAATTAAGAATGCTTATGATGCTTTTTCACCAGATGTTACAATTCAGTTGGAGCCATCAAAGAATCTAATAACCATATCTGATAATGGAAATGGAATGGGGTTTGAAGAAATTGAAGGTCTTTTCCATATATCTAAGAGTTCAAAACGGTACGGGCATTGCGTTGAACAAGACGGTATTGTTCGTATAACTCAGGGGTCCAAAGGGTTAGGTTTTCTTGCTGCGTTCAAATTTGGCGATCAAGTCACTTGGATTACGAATAAGGCTGGAGTTCAGAGCACTTTTTCTTTGAAGAAATCCCACCTTGTCGCCAAAACCGATCTGTCAGGAACTAGTATTCCAATAGCTACTGAGTTAGTGGAGGGGAAGGGTACTACTATAGTTATCCGTTCTAATGAAAATTTAATCAAAGAGCTGCTTGAAGACTTGGAAGAGCCAAAGATTCTGGAGAAATTGGCTGCTGCCGTTATTGATGATTCCTTTAATATTCAGATACATGTTGAAAATAGGCTCTTTGCTTGTTCTACTAAAAAGCTAAAGAGTTACGTACTTGAAAGTGAAAGTGATCAGCTGTTTTATGTTTCGTTTGATTCAGAGAGTAATGTTGTAGACTTTTATCATGCAGGGGAATTAGTGAGGTCGATGCCCGGGCTGCCAGAGGACATGCGGAGGACGGATTATTCAATTAGTTTAAATTTGGTGATTTTTCATTTTGGTCGCGGAAGAAATTCAAAGTCTATATCTGCTTTGAATAAAAGAGTGTACGACGACGCTCTTTATCCTCTGGTTTATTTCAATCGGAATCTATTTAATAATACCGTTCTTTTTGATCCCGAGCTATTAAGGAAGACTAGCTCCGGCAGCTCCTTGCCGCAGATGATTGGGCAGGGTTAG
- a CDS encoding I78 family peptidase inhibitor — MFRTRAYLATLAVAAVLAGCSTGGSSAGGAAPAGNDGRCEASGADFAIGKPASAELLEQARKASGSQMARILKPHDVVTLEYRSERLNLNVDEQGKVIRVNCG; from the coding sequence ATGTTCCGTACCCGTGCTTACCTGGCAACCCTGGCGGTGGCTGCTGTGCTGGCTGGTTGCAGCACTGGTGGCAGTTCTGCTGGTGGCGCTGCACCGGCAGGCAACGATGGCCGCTGCGAAGCCAGCGGCGCCGATTTTGCCATTGGCAAGCCTGCTAGCGCCGAGCTGCTGGAGCAGGCACGCAAGGCCAGTGGCTCGCAGATGGCCCGCATTCTCAAGCCGCACGACGTGGTCACCCTGGAGTACCGCTCCGAGCGCCTGAACCTGAATGTGGACGAGCAGGGCAAGGTGATTCGCGTCAATTGCGGTTGA
- the ihfA gene encoding integration host factor subunit alpha produces the protein MGALTKAEMAERLYEELGLNKREAKELVELFFEEIRHALEENEQVKLSGFGNFDLRDKRQRPGRNPKTGEEIPITARRVVTFRPGQKLKARVEAYAGTKP, from the coding sequence ATGGGTGCTCTGACGAAAGCTGAGATGGCCGAAAGGCTGTACGAGGAGCTGGGGCTTAACAAGCGTGAGGCCAAGGAGCTGGTCGAGCTGTTTTTTGAAGAAATTCGGCACGCACTTGAAGAGAACGAGCAGGTCAAGCTGTCCGGTTTCGGCAACTTCGACCTTCGCGACAAACGCCAGCGGCCGGGCCGCAACCCCAAGACAGGGGAAGAAATCCCGATCACCGCACGGCGCGTCGTCACCTTTCGTCCAGGGCAGAAGTTGAAGGCCCGGGTTGAGGCCTATGCTGGAACCAAGCCATAA
- a CDS encoding nucleoside hydrolase — protein MLKPLLQGIALMAAATTLQAAPIDLIIDTDPGADDVVALFLAMASPDELNIRAITTVAGNVRLENTSRNARLAREWAGREDIPVYAGAARPLVRKPVYAAEVHGEEGLTGVQVHEPKAPLAQGNAVQYLVDTLGAAKPHSITIAMLGPQTNLALALIQRPDIAKGIKQVVVMGGAHFNGGNITPAAEFNLYADPHAAEVVLASGVQLAYLPLDVTHKLLTSDARLKQLAAVNNKASKRVVDILNAYITHDMDLYGMPGGPVHDASVIAYLLKPELFSGRRIHMSIDSREGPSFGQTLADWYGVLKQPANVMWVEQGDAQGLFDLLSARLARLE, from the coding sequence ATGCTCAAACCCCTGCTACAAGGAATCGCCCTCATGGCCGCAGCAACCACCCTCCAGGCCGCCCCCATTGACCTGATCATCGACACCGACCCCGGCGCCGACGATGTGGTCGCGCTGTTCCTGGCCATGGCCTCGCCCGACGAGCTCAACATCCGCGCCATCACCACCGTGGCCGGCAATGTGCGCCTGGAAAACACCTCGCGCAACGCCCGCCTGGCCCGCGAATGGGCCGGTCGCGAAGACATCCCCGTATACGCCGGCGCCGCGCGCCCGCTGGTGCGCAAGCCGGTCTACGCCGCCGAAGTGCACGGCGAAGAAGGCCTCACCGGCGTCCAGGTCCACGAACCGAAAGCGCCACTGGCCCAGGGCAATGCCGTGCAATACCTGGTCGACACCCTGGGCGCCGCCAAACCGCACAGCATTACCATCGCCATGCTCGGCCCGCAGACCAACCTGGCCCTGGCGCTGATCCAGCGCCCGGACATCGCCAAAGGCATCAAGCAAGTGGTGGTAATGGGCGGTGCGCATTTCAACGGCGGCAACATCACCCCGGCGGCAGAATTCAACCTCTATGCCGACCCGCATGCCGCCGAAGTGGTGCTGGCCAGCGGCGTGCAACTGGCCTACCTGCCGCTGGACGTCACCCACAAGCTGCTGACCAGCGACGCCCGCCTCAAGCAGCTGGCAGCGGTGAACAACAAGGCCAGCAAGCGGGTGGTGGATATCCTCAACGCCTACATCACCCACGACATGGACCTGTACGGCATGCCCGGCGGCCCGGTGCACGACGCCAGCGTCATCGCCTACTTGCTCAAGCCCGAGCTGTTCAGCGGCCGGCGCATCCACATGAGCATCGACAGCCGCGAAGGCCCCAGCTTCGGCCAGACCCTGGCCGACTGGTATGGCGTGCTAAAGCAGCCAGCCAATGTGATGTGGGTAGAGCAGGGCGATGCTCAGGGCCTGTTCGACCTGCTCAGCGCCCGTTTGGCGCGATTGGAATAG
- the rpmI gene encoding 50S ribosomal protein L35: protein MPKMKTKSGAAKRFLKTASGFKHKHAFKSHILTKMSTKRKRQLRGASLLHPSDVAKVERMLRVR from the coding sequence ATGCCAAAAATGAAAACCAAGAGCGGTGCTGCGAAGCGCTTCCTGAAGACCGCTTCCGGCTTCAAGCACAAGCACGCTTTCAAGAGCCACATCCTGACCAAAATGTCGACCAAGCGTAAGCGTCAACTGCGCGGTGCCAGCCTGCTGCACCCGTCTGACGTGGCAAAAGTCGAGCGCATGCTGCGCGTACGTTAA
- the thrS gene encoding threonine--tRNA ligase produces MPVITLPDGSQRSFDHAVSVAEVAASIGAGLAKATVAGKVDGKLVDACDLISNDATLQIITPKDEEGLEIIRHSCAHLVGHAVKQLYPTAKMVIGPVIDEGFYYDIAYERPFTPEDMAAIEKRMMELIDKDYDVIKKVTPRAEVIDVFKARGEDYKLRLVEDMPDEQAMGLYYHEEYVDMCRGPHVPNTRFLKAFKLTKLSGAYWRGDAKNEQLQRVYGTAWADKKQLAAYIQRIEEAEKRDHRKIGKQLDLFHLQEEAPGMVFWHANGWTVYQVLEQYMRQVQRVNGYQEIKTPQVVDRILWERSGHWSNYAENMFTTSSESRDYAVKPMNCPCHVQVFNQGLKSYRDLPLRLAEFGACHRNEPSGALHGIMRVRGFVQDDAHIFCTEEQVKKEAADFIKLTLDVYKDFGFTDIAMKLSTRPAKRVGSEELWDRAEGALADALNESGLEWEYQPGEGAFYGPKIEFTLRDCLGRNWQCGTLQYDPNLPERLDASYIAEDNSRVRPVMLHRAILGSFERFIGMLIEHYAGVFPAWLAPTQAVIMNITDKQADFALEVENTLNGSGFRAKSDLRNEKIGFKIREHTLLKVPYLLVIGDREVETRTVAVRTREGADLGSMPVAQFAELLTQAVSRRGRQESE; encoded by the coding sequence ATGCCCGTTATTACTCTTCCCGATGGCAGTCAACGTTCGTTCGATCACGCCGTATCCGTAGCCGAAGTCGCCGCTTCCATCGGCGCCGGCCTGGCCAAGGCCACCGTGGCCGGCAAGGTCGACGGCAAGCTGGTCGATGCCTGCGACCTGATCAGCAACGACGCCACCCTGCAGATCATCACCCCTAAAGATGAAGAGGGACTGGAGATCATCCGTCACTCGTGCGCCCACCTGGTCGGCCACGCCGTGAAGCAGCTGTACCCGACCGCCAAGATGGTCATCGGCCCGGTCATCGACGAAGGCTTCTACTACGACATCGCCTACGAGCGCCCCTTCACCCCTGAAGACATGGCCGCCATCGAAAAGCGCATGATGGAGCTGATCGACAAGGACTACGACGTCATCAAGAAGGTGACCCCGCGTGCCGAAGTCATCGACGTGTTCAAGGCCCGTGGCGAAGACTACAAGCTGCGCCTGGTCGAAGACATGCCGGACGAGCAGGCTATGGGCCTGTACTACCACGAAGAATACGTCGACATGTGCCGTGGCCCGCACGTGCCGAACACCCGCTTCCTCAAGGCATTCAAGCTGACCAAGCTGTCCGGTGCCTACTGGCGCGGTGATGCCAAGAACGAACAGCTGCAACGCGTGTACGGCACCGCCTGGGCCGACAAGAAGCAGCTGGCTGCGTACATCCAGCGCATCGAAGAAGCCGAAAAACGCGACCACCGCAAGATCGGCAAGCAGCTCGACCTGTTCCACCTGCAGGAAGAAGCCCCGGGCATGGTGTTCTGGCACGCCAACGGCTGGACCGTGTACCAGGTGCTCGAGCAGTACATGCGCCAGGTCCAGCGCGTCAACGGCTACCAGGAAATCAAGACCCCGCAGGTTGTCGACCGCATCCTCTGGGAGCGTTCCGGCCACTGGTCCAACTACGCCGAAAACATGTTCACCACTTCGTCGGAAAGCCGTGACTACGCGGTAAAACCGATGAACTGCCCGTGCCACGTGCAGGTGTTCAACCAGGGCCTGAAGAGCTACCGCGACCTGCCGCTGCGCCTGGCCGAGTTCGGTGCCTGCCACCGTAACGAGCCGTCCGGCGCCCTGCACGGCATCATGCGCGTGCGTGGCTTCGTGCAGGACGACGCGCACATCTTCTGCACCGAAGAACAGGTGAAGAAAGAGGCCGCTGACTTCATCAAGCTGACCCTGGACGTGTACAAGGACTTCGGCTTCACCGACATCGCCATGAAGCTGTCGACCCGCCCGGCCAAGCGCGTGGGTTCCGAAGAGCTGTGGGACCGTGCCGAAGGCGCGCTGGCCGACGCCCTGAACGAGTCGGGGCTGGAGTGGGAATACCAGCCGGGCGAGGGCGCCTTCTACGGCCCGAAGATCGAGTTCACCCTGCGCGACTGCCTCGGCCGTAACTGGCAGTGCGGTACCCTGCAGTACGACCCGAACCTGCCAGAACGCCTGGATGCCAGCTATATCGCCGAAGATAACAGCCGAGTGCGCCCGGTCATGCTGCACCGCGCCATCCTCGGTTCGTTCGAGCGCTTCATCGGCATGCTGATCGAGCACTACGCTGGCGTGTTCCCGGCCTGGCTGGCACCAACCCAGGCCGTGATCATGAACATCACCGACAAGCAGGCCGATTTCGCCCTCGAGGTGGAAAATACCCTGAACGGTAGCGGTTTCCGTGCCAAGTCGGACTTGAGAAATGAGAAGATCGGCTTTAAAATCCGCGAGCATACTTTGCTCAAGGTCCCGTACCTTTTGGTTATAGGGGATCGCGAAGTCGAAACACGAACCGTCGCTGTGCGTACTCGCGAAGGCGCAGACCTGGGCTCCATGCCCGTCGCCCAGTTCGCTGAGCTCCTGACACAAGCGGTTTCCCGGCGTGGACGCCAAGAATCGGAGTAA
- the rplT gene encoding 50S ribosomal protein L20: MARVKRGVIARKRHKKILKLAKGYYGARSRVFRVAKQAVIKAGQYAYRDRRQKKRQFRALWIARINAGARTNGLSYSRLIAGLKKASIEIDRKVLADLAVNEKAAFAAIVEKAKAVLA, translated from the coding sequence ATGGCTCGTGTTAAGCGTGGCGTCATCGCTCGTAAGCGTCACAAGAAAATTCTGAAACTGGCTAAAGGCTACTACGGTGCACGCTCGCGCGTATTCCGCGTTGCCAAGCAGGCTGTCATCAAGGCTGGTCAATATGCCTACCGTGACCGTCGTCAGAAGAAGCGTCAGTTCCGCGCACTGTGGATCGCTCGTATCAACGCCGGTGCCCGCACCAACGGTCTGTCCTACAGCCGTCTGATTGCTGGCCTGAAAAAGGCTTCGATCGAAATCGACCGTAAGGTTCTGGCCGATCTGGCAGTGAACGAAAAAGCGGCGTTTGCTGCGATTGTCGAGAAAGCTAAAGCCGTTCTGGCTTAA